One part of the Archaeoglobaceae archaeon genome encodes these proteins:
- a CDS encoding glutamate synthase-related protein, with protein sequence MKFLLKKEEMFSFMLPEFLVERRGDRCIKCRVCERQCGFGVHSYDEMSNTMRADEMKCVGCQRCAVMCPTKALIIRPHPSDYRPNANWTREKIQDLKKQAESGGVILTGSGCDKPYRIYWDHIVLNAAQVTNPAIDPLREPMELRTFLGRKHDKLEFSFDGGEVELVTELYPNVQIETPILFSAMSYGAISYNAFKSLAMAASEYGTLFNTGEGGLPKELRKFGKNAVVQCASGRFGVDPEYFNVAAIVEIKIGQGAKPGIGGHLPGEKVTKPISETRMIPEGTDALSPAPQHDIYSIEDLSTLIYALKEATNYEKPVSVKIATVHNVAAIASGIARAGADIIAIDGIRGGTGAAPKIIRDNVGIPIELAIASVDERLRREGIRNKVSLIAAGGFRNSADIVKAIALGADAVYIGTPALIAMGCTLCQKCHTGICNWGICTQDPQLSKRLNPEIASKRLVNLLKAWSNEIKEMLGAMGINAIESLRGNREMLRGVGLQEWELEVLGIKGAGE encoded by the coding sequence GTGAAGTTTTTGCTTAAAAAAGAAGAGATGTTTAGCTTCATGCTCCCTGAATTTCTCGTTGAGAGAAGAGGGGATCGGTGTATAAAGTGCAGGGTATGCGAGAGACAGTGCGGTTTCGGCGTTCACAGCTACGATGAGATGAGCAATACGATGAGAGCTGACGAGATGAAGTGCGTCGGTTGCCAACGTTGTGCGGTGATGTGCCCAACAAAAGCGCTCATCATTCGCCCTCATCCCTCGGATTATCGCCCCAACGCCAATTGGACAAGAGAAAAAATACAGGACTTGAAGAAGCAAGCTGAAAGCGGTGGAGTTATTTTAACGGGAAGCGGTTGCGACAAGCCCTATCGCATATACTGGGATCACATCGTGTTGAACGCTGCTCAAGTCACGAACCCGGCAATAGACCCGCTAAGAGAACCAATGGAGCTTCGAACTTTCCTTGGAAGGAAGCATGACAAGCTTGAGTTCTCTTTTGATGGCGGAGAAGTTGAGCTCGTAACAGAGCTCTATCCGAACGTGCAAATCGAGACTCCGATCCTATTCTCAGCGATGAGCTACGGAGCTATAAGCTACAACGCCTTCAAAAGTCTTGCGATGGCTGCAAGTGAGTATGGGACTCTTTTCAACACTGGCGAAGGTGGATTGCCAAAAGAACTAAGGAAGTTTGGTAAAAACGCAGTAGTGCAGTGTGCAAGTGGCAGATTTGGTGTTGATCCAGAATACTTTAACGTCGCTGCAATTGTGGAGATAAAAATAGGGCAAGGGGCAAAGCCCGGAATCGGTGGCCATTTGCCAGGAGAAAAAGTTACTAAGCCGATCTCTGAGACAAGGATGATCCCTGAAGGAACCGATGCATTATCGCCTGCTCCACAGCATGACATCTATTCGATCGAAGATCTGAGCACGCTCATATATGCTTTGAAAGAAGCGACGAATTACGAGAAGCCTGTGAGCGTTAAGATTGCAACGGTTCACAACGTCGCAGCAATTGCAAGTGGTATTGCAAGGGCGGGAGCGGATATAATTGCAATCGATGGCATTCGAGGAGGCACCGGAGCGGCGCCAAAGATTATAAGAGACAACGTAGGAATTCCGATTGAGCTTGCGATTGCTTCGGTAGATGAAAGGTTGAGAAGGGAAGGGATAAGAAACAAGGTCTCATTGATCGCTGCGGGAGGCTTCAGAAACAGCGCAGATATTGTAAAAGCCATAGCATTGGGAGCGGATGCGGTTTACATTGGCACTCCAGCATTAATTGCGATGGGTTGCACTCTATGCCAGAAGTGCCATACGGGAATTTGCAACTGGGGAATTTGCACACAGGATCCGCAGTTATCTAAGAGACTGAATCCCGAAATAGCTTCAAAGAGACTTGTAAACTTGTTAAAGGCTTGGAGCAATGAAATAAAGGAGATGCTTGGAGCAATGGGAATAAATGCAATCGAAAGTCTGCGAGGCAACAGAGAGATGCTTCGCGGTGTTGGTTTGCAGGAATGGGAGCTTGAAGTTCTCGGTATAAAGGGGGCGGGAGAATGA
- a CDS encoding glutamine amidotransferase family protein, translated as MRGFEKVHDACGLFGVIDRSGSRFDSDMVVTAMKNMKVRGNGLGGGFAAYGIYPDFKDYYALHVMLETPEVRKDVESFLEKNFDVVNAEEIPTNSEANVFRPPVFWRYFVMPKNDEGDDYVVSKVMEINTKIDGAYVISSGKNMGVFKGVGFPEDIAEFFLLHEYRGYMWIGHSRFPTNTPGWWGGAHPFNILDWSVVHNGEISSYGTNKRYLEMRGYFCTLLTDTEVMAYAVDLLMRKQGLPIEIVAKILAPPMWDQIGRMDEKSKKIYTALRITYAPLLINGPWTIIVARHGEMFGITDRIRLRPITSGEKGDLFFVSSEEAAIRAVCGELDRVYTPMGGEPVVGRLYKFEKAERRSQRGEVFA; from the coding sequence ATGCGTGGATTTGAAAAGGTTCACGACGCCTGTGGACTCTTTGGAGTTATAGACAGAAGCGGTAGTAGATTTGATTCAGATATGGTTGTTACTGCGATGAAGAACATGAAAGTAAGGGGCAACGGCTTAGGAGGGGGTTTTGCTGCCTATGGAATTTATCCTGACTTTAAGGATTACTATGCTCTCCACGTTATGCTCGAAACTCCTGAAGTGAGAAAAGATGTTGAAAGCTTTTTGGAAAAGAACTTCGATGTTGTAAATGCTGAAGAGATACCCACTAATTCGGAAGCAAACGTTTTCAGACCACCAGTGTTTTGGAGATACTTTGTAATGCCAAAAAACGATGAGGGCGATGACTACGTTGTTTCGAAGGTTATGGAGATAAACACAAAAATAGACGGAGCTTATGTTATCTCTTCAGGCAAGAACATGGGTGTATTCAAGGGCGTTGGATTCCCTGAGGATATTGCAGAGTTTTTCCTACTTCATGAATACAGGGGTTATATGTGGATAGGACACTCAAGATTCCCAACAAACACCCCTGGCTGGTGGGGAGGAGCGCATCCCTTCAACATCCTCGATTGGAGCGTTGTGCACAATGGTGAGATCTCATCCTACGGAACAAACAAGCGCTATTTGGAAATGCGAGGCTACTTCTGCACCCTACTCACGGATACGGAAGTGATGGCTTACGCGGTAGACTTGCTGATGAGAAAGCAGGGATTACCGATTGAGATCGTGGCAAAGATCTTGGCTCCGCCAATGTGGGACCAGATTGGTAGAATGGATGAAAAAAGCAAGAAGATCTACACCGCTCTAAGGATCACATACGCTCCCCTGCTCATCAATGGTCCTTGGACGATCATTGTAGCAAGGCATGGGGAGATGTTTGGGATCACAGATCGCATAAGGCTAAGACCAATAACCTCAGGAGAGAAGGGAGATCTATTCTTTGTCTCTTCTGAAGAAGCAGCAATAAGGGCTGTATGTGGAGAACTGGATAGAGTTTACACACCAATGGGTGGGGAACCAGTAGTTGGAAGACTTTACAAATTTGAAAAAGCGGAGAGAAGGTCTCAGAGAGGTGAAGTTTTTGCTTAA
- a CDS encoding gamma-glutamyl-gamma-aminobutyrate hydrolase family protein (Members of this family of hydrolases with an active site Cys residue belong to MEROPS family C26.), producing MRALAIRHVEIEHLGLLERVLEALNFEFEYLDAYKNQSLNRSIRDYSLVVVLGGPMGAYEEELYSFLKREFHIIAEAIKNRIPLLGICLGAQMIAKTLGAKVYRGENGKEIGWINVRKVANHELFSEFPDELRVLQWHQDTFDLPVGALRIYSSQKYANQAFVSIKR from the coding sequence ATGAGAGCCCTCGCAATCAGACATGTTGAAATAGAGCATCTGGGATTACTTGAAAGAGTTCTTGAAGCTCTAAATTTCGAATTTGAATACCTTGACGCTTACAAGAATCAATCCTTAAACCGCAGTATTCGAGATTACTCGCTCGTTGTCGTTCTTGGAGGACCGATGGGCGCATACGAAGAAGAACTCTATTCCTTCCTAAAGCGGGAGTTCCATATAATTGCAGAAGCGATAAAAAATAGAATTCCTTTGCTCGGAATATGCCTTGGAGCGCAGATGATTGCAAAAACTCTTGGAGCTAAAGTTTACAGAGGCGAAAATGGAAAAGAAATTGGATGGATTAATGTTCGTAAAGTGGCAAATCACGAGCTTTTTTCTGAATTCCCAGATGAGCTTAGGGTTTTGCAATGGCATCAGGACACATTTGATTTGCCAGTGGGGGCTTTAAGAATTTATTCCTCTCAAAAATACGCGAATCAAGCATTCGTTTCGATAAAGCGGTAG